One Denticeps clupeoides chromosome 3, fDenClu1.1, whole genome shotgun sequence DNA window includes the following coding sequences:
- the ehmt1b gene encoding histone-lysine N-methyltransferase EHMT1 isoform X3: MTAPSGLATAGLGKGELMKTPVMKESPTSQEDVGDGEDAVGQVTTSPRVDAEVNGVCENSEMLKSHIPQGHPWITENGVVETTPPHASTVGSNGCILKPRDDAGNTPPRTNWSPSGANSPMGLAAKTVPLKAKKTDSSLAAPEGRGDTETKTGPVPKPSAPPVHRARKTMNRPASNHTLKILNRELKEPVRVKDETLCEPEVVKPQQTPPMQNQLPQSQNSAPTTPPTTPATPAKTQTAVAVSRKKKRKMGTYSLVPRKKNKVLRQRTMLEMFTHLPPTPPSAQQTESEQVNGERMENESEEDESEEGDESEEEDDTAGKEAVNTLKEENRITEPPLQTSPEELESEETGEEEIEEEGNDSDLSSEKKKKKSKGDNPWLRPSRKRKRKLKTKAEELDAVTSPIHNQAISEAPPLDNLDKDYTEVPLESLNLKVQEELLTSQSAGVCGGVNGSETDVQELPLCCCRMETPKSREILTLADWKCMATESIDGRLTKCQGAVLKCEMMRASNTVQLLVLCEEHRSGMVKHQCCPGCGFFCRAGTFMECQPESSISHRFHQSCASVLKGQSFCPHCGEDAGKAKEVTITKADTTSTVAPPHGCAIPSSTEGRADTTTGPAHHFFPGDGIADSTLLKSTEVQDPHLNLVAVQPGAPSTSAAPASLTGPIKDTLESILLALDTEKPKKLRFHPKQLYISAKQGELQKVLLMLVDGIDPNFKMESQNRRTPLHAAAEAGHQEICHMLVQAGANLDMCDEDQRTPLMEACENSHLDTSRYLLRAGASAMHKDAEGSTCLHLAAKLGHYEIVQHLLSTGLIDINCQDEGGWTAMIWATEYKHVDLVKLLLSRDADINIRDNEENVCLHWAAFSGCVEIAQLLLEARCDLHMVNVHGDSPLHIAARENRLDCVTMLLTRGADVNQKNREGETPLECCSHSSKVWSALQASRKQGQSRNSAAPAAEKLLNRDIARGYERVPVPCVNAVDSEPYPDNYKYVPHNCVTSPMNIDKNITHLQYCVCKDDCSSASCMCGQLSLRCWYDKEGRLLPEFCSEEPPLIFECNHACSCWRTCKNRVVQNGLRIRLQLFRTRLMGWGVRALQDIPQGTFVCEYVGEIISDAEADVRENDSYLFSLDSKISDVYCIDARFYGNISRFINHMCEPNLFPCRVFTSHQDLRFPHVAFFASKNISAGDELGFDYGDHFWEIKGKFFSCQCGSPKCRHSAEAIAQRHAHSSPEFQQQPSALPDTSSTLPPSPT, from the exons CCCTCAGGCCTTGCCACCGCTGGATTGGGGAAGGGAGAGCTTATGAAGACGCCGGTGATGAAAGAGTCTCCCACCAGCCAAGAGGATG TGGGAGATGGTGAAGATGCTGTGGGCCAAGTCACCACTTCTCCCAGAGTGGACGCGGAGGTCAATGGTGTGTGCGAGAATTCTGAAATGTTGAAGAGCCACATTCCTCAGGGTCACCCATGGATTACAGAGAATGGGGTGGTAGAGACAACGCCACCCCATGCTTCCACTGTCGGGAGTAATGGTTGCATCCTCAAACCCCGGGATGATGCAGGCAACACCCCACCCAGGACTAACTGGTCACCTTCGGGTGCAAACTCACCCATGGGACTTGCTGCCAAAACTGTGCCTCTGAAGGCCAAAAAAACGGACTCTAGCCTGGCTGCACCGGAGGGGAGGGGAGACACAGAGACTAAAACGGGCCCAGTCCCTAAACCCTCAGCCCCTCCTGTACACAGAGCACGTAAAACCATGAACAGACCAGCCTCTAATCACACACTAAAG ATTTTAAATAGGGAACTAAAAGAACCAGTCCGAGTGAAAGACGAGACCCTCTGCGAACCTGAGGTGGTGAAGCCTCAGCAGACGCCACCCATGCAGAACCAGCTACCTCAGAGCCAAAACAGCGCACCAACCACACCACCCACAACCCCTGCCACACCAGCCAAGACACAAACAG CAGTGGCAGTGTCtcggaagaagaagagaaagatgGGGACGTACAGCCTTGTTcctaggaaaaaaaacaaggtctTGCGGCAGAGGACCATGCTGGAGATGTTCACGCACCTCCCACCAACCCCACCCTCTGCACAG CAGACAGAATCGGAACAAGTGAATGGAGAAAGAATGGAAAACGAATCAGAGGAGGACGAATCAGAGGAAGGGGACGAAtcagaggaagaggatgatACAGCAGGAAAGGAGGCAGTCAACACCTTAAAGGAGGAGAACAGAATAACAGAACCCCCTCTTCAG ACATCACCTGAAGAACTCGAGTCAGAAGAAACTGGGGAGGAAGAAATTGAAGAGGAAGGAAATGACTCAGATTTG AGctcagagaagaagaagaagaaaagcaaaGGAGATAACCCCTGGCTTCGGCCATCCAGGAAGCGGAAGCGTAAATTGAAGACAAAAGCAGAAGAACTTGATG CTGTGACTAGTCCAATCCACAATCAGGCCATCTCTGAAGCCCCTCCATTAGACAATCTTGATAAGGATTACACCGAGGTTCCTCTGGAATCCCTCAACCTGAAAGTGCAGGAGGAGCTTCTCACGTCCCAGAGTGCAG GTGTATGTGGTGGGGTTAATGGTTCAGAGACTGATGTACAAGAGCTCCCATTGTGTTGCTGTCGCATGGAGACGCCCAAGAGCCGTGAAATTCTTACACTTGCAGACTGGAAGTGCATGGCCACTGAAAGCATTGATGGACGG TTGACAAAATGTCAGGGCGCAGTGTTGAAGTGTGAGATGATGCGTGCATCCAATACAGTGCAGCTGTTGGTTTTGTGTGAGGAGCATCGGTCAGGCATGGTGAAGCACCAGTGTTGCCCTGGGTGTGGCTTCTTCTGCAGGGCG GGGACATTTATGGAATGCCAACCAGAGAGCAGCATCTCCCACCGGTTTCACCAGTCATGTGCATCTGTACTGAAGGGGCAAAGCTTCTGTCCACACTGTGGTGAGGATGCTGGTAAAGCCAAAGAAGTCACCATCACTAAGGCTGACACAACCTCCACTGTGGCTCCACCCCATGGCTGTGCTATACCCAGCAGCACTGAGGGCAGAGCTGACACCACCACCGG GCCTGCTCATCATTTCTTCCCTGGTGATGGTATTGCAGACAGCACCCTCCTCAAGTCCACAGAAGTGCAGGATCCCCACCTCAACCTGGTGGCAGTGCAGCCTGGAGCCCCTTCAACCAGTGCAGCGCCTGCATCTTTGACTGGACCAATAAAAGACACTCTAGAGAGCATACTACTGGCCTTGGATACTGAGAA GCCCAAGAAACTTCGGTTTCACCCAAAGCAACTGTATATTTCTGCCAAACAGGGAGAGTTACAGAAAGTCCTGCTGATGCTGG TAGATGGGATTGATCCCAACTTTAAGATGGAGAGCCAGAACAGGCGGACACCTcttcatgctgctgctgaggcCGGACACCAGGAGATCTGCCACATGCTGGTTCAG GCTGGGGCTAACCTGGACATGTGTGATGAGGACCAACGGACCCCCCTGATGGAGGCATGTGAAAACAGCCATCTGGACACCTCCCGCTACCTGCTCAGGGCTGGGGCCAGCGCCATGCACAAG GATGCTGAGGGCTCCACGTGTCTCCACCTTGCTGCTAAACTTGGGCATTACGAAATAGTGCAGCACCTTCTGTCTACTGGATTAATTGACATCAACTGTCAG GATGAGGGGGGTTGGACTGCTATGATTTGGGCCACAGAATACAAACATGTGGATTTGGTCAAGCTTCTGCTGTCCAGAGATGCAGACATCAACATCAGAGACAAT GAGGAAAACGTCTGCCTCCACTGGGCAGCATTCTCAGGATGTGTGGAGATTGCACAGCTACTGCTTGAGGCCAGGTGTGACCTACACATGGTCAATGTCCATGGTGACTCCCCACTGCACATCGCTGCCCGAGAGAATCGCCTTGATTGCGTCAC GATGTTGCTGACTCGTGGTGCAGACGTGAACCAGAAAAACCGTGAGGGTGAAACCCCTCTTGAGTGCTGCAGCCACAGCTCAAAGGTCTGGAGTGCGCTACAGGCCAGCAGAAAGCAGGGACAGAGCAGGAACAGTGCTGCCCCAGCTGCAGAGAAGCTACTCAAcag GGACATAGCCCGAGGGTATGAGCGGGTTCCTGTGCCCTGTGTGAATGCTGTGGACAGTGAGCCATACCCTGACAACTACAAATATGTCCCACACAACTGTGTCACTTCCCCAATGAACATTGATAAGAATATCACACATTTACAG TATTGTGTGTGCAAAGACGACTGCTCTTCAGCAAGCTGCATGTGTGGCCAGCTGAGTCTGCGGTGTTGGTATGACAAG GAGGGTCGACTCTTGCCAGAGTTCTGTAGTGAAGAACCACCGCTTATCTTCGAGTGTAACCACGCATGTTCATGCTGGAGAACCTGCAAGAACCGGGTGGTGCAGAATGGACTGAG GATTCGTCTGCAACTGTTTCGGACGCGTCTCATGGGTTGGGGTGTGAGGGCACTGCAAGACATCCCCCAGGGCACCTTTGTATGCGA gtaTGTGGGGGAAATCATTTCTGATGCAGAAGCTGATGTCAGAGAAAATGATTCCTACCTTTTTAGTTTGGACAGCAAG ATTAGTGATGTCTACTGCATAGATGCCCGTTTCTATGGCAACATCAGCCGCTTCATAAACCACATGTGCGAGCCCAACCTGTTTCCATGCCGTGTGTTCACATCTCACCAGGATCTGCGGTTTCCACACGTTGCCTTTTTTGCCAGCAAGAACATCAGTGCTGGAGACGAACTTGG GTTTGACTATGGCGACCACTTCTGGGAGATTAAGGGGAAGTTCTTCAGCTGCCAGTGTGGATCTCCTAAATGCAGGCACTCTGCAGAGGCCATTGCCCAGCGACACGCCCACAGCAGCCCGGAGTTCCAGCAGCAACCCAGTGCCCTTCCTGATACCAGCTCAACACTACCACCCAGCCCCACATAA
- the ehmt1b gene encoding histone-lysine N-methyltransferase EHMT1 isoform X4, translating to MKTPVMKESPTSQEDVGDGEDAVGQVTTSPRVDAEVNGVCENSEMLKSHIPQGHPWITENGVVETTPPHASTVGSNGCILKPRDDAGNTPPRTNWSPSGANSPMGLAAKTVPLKAKKTDSSLAAPEGRGDTETKTGPVPKPSAPPVHRARKTMNRPASNHTLKILNRELKEPVRVKDETLCEPEVVKPQQTPPMQNQLPQSQNSAPTTPPTTPATPAKTQTAVAVSRKKKRKMGTYSLVPRKKNKVLRQRTMLEMFTHLPPTPPSAQQTESEQVNGERMENESEEDESEEGDESEEEDDTAGKEAVNTLKEENRITEPPLQTSPEELESEETGEEEIEEEGNDSDLSSEKKKKKSKGDNPWLRPSRKRKRKLKTKAEELDAVTSPIHNQAISEAPPLDNLDKDYTEVPLESLNLKVQEELLTSQSAGVCGGVNGSETDVQELPLCCCRMETPKSREILTLADWKCMATESIDGRLTKCQGAVLKCEMMRASNTVQLLVLCEEHRSGMVKHQCCPGCGFFCRAGTFMECQPESSISHRFHQSCASVLKGQSFCPHCGEDAGKAKEVTITKADTTSTVAPPHGCAIPSSTEGRADTTTGPAHHFFPGDGIADSTLLKSTEVQDPHLNLVAVQPGAPSTSAAPASLTGPIKDTLESILLALDTEKPKKLRFHPKQLYISAKQGELQKVLLMLVDGIDPNFKMESQNRRTPLHAAAEAGHQEICHMLVQAGANLDMCDEDQRTPLMEACENSHLDTSRYLLRAGASAMHKDAEGSTCLHLAAKLGHYEIVQHLLSTGLIDINCQDEGGWTAMIWATEYKHVDLVKLLLSRDADINIRDNEENVCLHWAAFSGCVEIAQLLLEARCDLHMVNVHGDSPLHIAARENRLDCVTMLLTRGADVNQKNREGETPLECCSHSSKVWSALQASRKQGQSRNSAAPAAEKLLNRDIARGYERVPVPCVNAVDSEPYPDNYKYVPHNCVTSPMNIDKNITHLQYCVCKDDCSSASCMCGQLSLRCWYDKEGRLLPEFCSEEPPLIFECNHACSCWRTCKNRVVQNGLRIRLQLFRTRLMGWGVRALQDIPQGTFVCEYVGEIISDAEADVRENDSYLFSLDSKISDVYCIDARFYGNISRFINHMCEPNLFPCRVFTSHQDLRFPHVAFFASKNISAGDELGFDYGDHFWEIKGKFFSCQCGSPKCRHSAEAIAQRHAHSSPEFQQQPSALPDTSSTLPPSPT from the exons ATGAAGACGCCGGTGATGAAAGAGTCTCCCACCAGCCAAGAGGATG TGGGAGATGGTGAAGATGCTGTGGGCCAAGTCACCACTTCTCCCAGAGTGGACGCGGAGGTCAATGGTGTGTGCGAGAATTCTGAAATGTTGAAGAGCCACATTCCTCAGGGTCACCCATGGATTACAGAGAATGGGGTGGTAGAGACAACGCCACCCCATGCTTCCACTGTCGGGAGTAATGGTTGCATCCTCAAACCCCGGGATGATGCAGGCAACACCCCACCCAGGACTAACTGGTCACCTTCGGGTGCAAACTCACCCATGGGACTTGCTGCCAAAACTGTGCCTCTGAAGGCCAAAAAAACGGACTCTAGCCTGGCTGCACCGGAGGGGAGGGGAGACACAGAGACTAAAACGGGCCCAGTCCCTAAACCCTCAGCCCCTCCTGTACACAGAGCACGTAAAACCATGAACAGACCAGCCTCTAATCACACACTAAAG ATTTTAAATAGGGAACTAAAAGAACCAGTCCGAGTGAAAGACGAGACCCTCTGCGAACCTGAGGTGGTGAAGCCTCAGCAGACGCCACCCATGCAGAACCAGCTACCTCAGAGCCAAAACAGCGCACCAACCACACCACCCACAACCCCTGCCACACCAGCCAAGACACAAACAG CAGTGGCAGTGTCtcggaagaagaagagaaagatgGGGACGTACAGCCTTGTTcctaggaaaaaaaacaaggtctTGCGGCAGAGGACCATGCTGGAGATGTTCACGCACCTCCCACCAACCCCACCCTCTGCACAG CAGACAGAATCGGAACAAGTGAATGGAGAAAGAATGGAAAACGAATCAGAGGAGGACGAATCAGAGGAAGGGGACGAAtcagaggaagaggatgatACAGCAGGAAAGGAGGCAGTCAACACCTTAAAGGAGGAGAACAGAATAACAGAACCCCCTCTTCAG ACATCACCTGAAGAACTCGAGTCAGAAGAAACTGGGGAGGAAGAAATTGAAGAGGAAGGAAATGACTCAGATTTG AGctcagagaagaagaagaagaaaagcaaaGGAGATAACCCCTGGCTTCGGCCATCCAGGAAGCGGAAGCGTAAATTGAAGACAAAAGCAGAAGAACTTGATG CTGTGACTAGTCCAATCCACAATCAGGCCATCTCTGAAGCCCCTCCATTAGACAATCTTGATAAGGATTACACCGAGGTTCCTCTGGAATCCCTCAACCTGAAAGTGCAGGAGGAGCTTCTCACGTCCCAGAGTGCAG GTGTATGTGGTGGGGTTAATGGTTCAGAGACTGATGTACAAGAGCTCCCATTGTGTTGCTGTCGCATGGAGACGCCCAAGAGCCGTGAAATTCTTACACTTGCAGACTGGAAGTGCATGGCCACTGAAAGCATTGATGGACGG TTGACAAAATGTCAGGGCGCAGTGTTGAAGTGTGAGATGATGCGTGCATCCAATACAGTGCAGCTGTTGGTTTTGTGTGAGGAGCATCGGTCAGGCATGGTGAAGCACCAGTGTTGCCCTGGGTGTGGCTTCTTCTGCAGGGCG GGGACATTTATGGAATGCCAACCAGAGAGCAGCATCTCCCACCGGTTTCACCAGTCATGTGCATCTGTACTGAAGGGGCAAAGCTTCTGTCCACACTGTGGTGAGGATGCTGGTAAAGCCAAAGAAGTCACCATCACTAAGGCTGACACAACCTCCACTGTGGCTCCACCCCATGGCTGTGCTATACCCAGCAGCACTGAGGGCAGAGCTGACACCACCACCGG GCCTGCTCATCATTTCTTCCCTGGTGATGGTATTGCAGACAGCACCCTCCTCAAGTCCACAGAAGTGCAGGATCCCCACCTCAACCTGGTGGCAGTGCAGCCTGGAGCCCCTTCAACCAGTGCAGCGCCTGCATCTTTGACTGGACCAATAAAAGACACTCTAGAGAGCATACTACTGGCCTTGGATACTGAGAA GCCCAAGAAACTTCGGTTTCACCCAAAGCAACTGTATATTTCTGCCAAACAGGGAGAGTTACAGAAAGTCCTGCTGATGCTGG TAGATGGGATTGATCCCAACTTTAAGATGGAGAGCCAGAACAGGCGGACACCTcttcatgctgctgctgaggcCGGACACCAGGAGATCTGCCACATGCTGGTTCAG GCTGGGGCTAACCTGGACATGTGTGATGAGGACCAACGGACCCCCCTGATGGAGGCATGTGAAAACAGCCATCTGGACACCTCCCGCTACCTGCTCAGGGCTGGGGCCAGCGCCATGCACAAG GATGCTGAGGGCTCCACGTGTCTCCACCTTGCTGCTAAACTTGGGCATTACGAAATAGTGCAGCACCTTCTGTCTACTGGATTAATTGACATCAACTGTCAG GATGAGGGGGGTTGGACTGCTATGATTTGGGCCACAGAATACAAACATGTGGATTTGGTCAAGCTTCTGCTGTCCAGAGATGCAGACATCAACATCAGAGACAAT GAGGAAAACGTCTGCCTCCACTGGGCAGCATTCTCAGGATGTGTGGAGATTGCACAGCTACTGCTTGAGGCCAGGTGTGACCTACACATGGTCAATGTCCATGGTGACTCCCCACTGCACATCGCTGCCCGAGAGAATCGCCTTGATTGCGTCAC GATGTTGCTGACTCGTGGTGCAGACGTGAACCAGAAAAACCGTGAGGGTGAAACCCCTCTTGAGTGCTGCAGCCACAGCTCAAAGGTCTGGAGTGCGCTACAGGCCAGCAGAAAGCAGGGACAGAGCAGGAACAGTGCTGCCCCAGCTGCAGAGAAGCTACTCAAcag GGACATAGCCCGAGGGTATGAGCGGGTTCCTGTGCCCTGTGTGAATGCTGTGGACAGTGAGCCATACCCTGACAACTACAAATATGTCCCACACAACTGTGTCACTTCCCCAATGAACATTGATAAGAATATCACACATTTACAG TATTGTGTGTGCAAAGACGACTGCTCTTCAGCAAGCTGCATGTGTGGCCAGCTGAGTCTGCGGTGTTGGTATGACAAG GAGGGTCGACTCTTGCCAGAGTTCTGTAGTGAAGAACCACCGCTTATCTTCGAGTGTAACCACGCATGTTCATGCTGGAGAACCTGCAAGAACCGGGTGGTGCAGAATGGACTGAG GATTCGTCTGCAACTGTTTCGGACGCGTCTCATGGGTTGGGGTGTGAGGGCACTGCAAGACATCCCCCAGGGCACCTTTGTATGCGA gtaTGTGGGGGAAATCATTTCTGATGCAGAAGCTGATGTCAGAGAAAATGATTCCTACCTTTTTAGTTTGGACAGCAAG ATTAGTGATGTCTACTGCATAGATGCCCGTTTCTATGGCAACATCAGCCGCTTCATAAACCACATGTGCGAGCCCAACCTGTTTCCATGCCGTGTGTTCACATCTCACCAGGATCTGCGGTTTCCACACGTTGCCTTTTTTGCCAGCAAGAACATCAGTGCTGGAGACGAACTTGG GTTTGACTATGGCGACCACTTCTGGGAGATTAAGGGGAAGTTCTTCAGCTGCCAGTGTGGATCTCCTAAATGCAGGCACTCTGCAGAGGCCATTGCCCAGCGACACGCCCACAGCAGCCCGGAGTTCCAGCAGCAACCCAGTGCCCTTCCTGATACCAGCTCAACACTACCACCCAGCCCCACATAA